A single window of Montipora capricornis isolate CH-2021 chromosome 14, ASM3666992v2, whole genome shotgun sequence DNA harbors:
- the LOC138031802 gene encoding jerky protein homolog-like, with translation MSKVFKPANNREKTQQTYENALKEVKDGMPLLRAAKQWGIPETTLRDRNNGKYKLAGKGKIPYLTVAEEDKLTDWLVERSKRGFGLSYSQFLREHGLVNRPAQIWNCDETEFDLQGKAGKVLGPAAPKSQPYRVVTGTKEHITVLPCFNAAGQWIPPYLLFSGKRVPNTHNLLDGGVPGSAFSMTEKGYMDAATFYMWLANHFIPNLPSPRPVVLLVDSADAHIDLQTFELAKENQVHIFALLKNPTHLVQPADAGLFGSMKQTWYKNVRLFSKKHPNTDITKMNFCSVFKSTWDEVMRPSTLSDAFRKSGIYPVCRDQITNDQVRSSLVYSCSDQSTRTPLYQASEVSVPDQSVFTGTTGAPLATSIGSIAVSVLSSPGKRTSLASTRTPLSQDCEPSLPHQNVLVKTTGNVSHQSDQPKQSAYSDAFDALESVLETPVKVE, from the exons ATGTCCAAAGTGTTTAAACCTGCAAACAATCGGGAGAAAACGCAGCAAACATATGAAAACGCACTGAAAGAGGTCAAAGATGGAATGCCATTGCTGAGGGCAGCAAAACAGTGGGGCATTCCAGAGACAACTTTACGAGATAGAAACAATGGGAAATACAAACTAGCAGGCAAGGGAAAAATCCCGTATTTAACGGTGGCTGAAGAGGATAAGCTGACTGACTGGTTGGTTGAGAGATCGAAGCGTGGTTTTGGCCTTTCT TATTCGCAGTTTCTGAGAGAACATGGACTTGTCAACCGTCCCGCCCAAATCTGGAACTGCGATGAAACTGAATTTGACTTGCAAGGGAAGGCAGGAAAAGTTCTTGGACCAGCGGCACCTAAAAGCCAACCATATCGAGTAGTGACTGGGACAAAGGAGCACATCACGGTTCTGCCTTGCTTCAATGCTGCTGGGCAGTGGATACCCCCTTACCTTCTCTTCTCAGGAAAGCGTGTTCCCAATACGCACAATCTGTTGGACGGAGGAGTACCTGGCAGTGCATTCTCCATGACTGAGAAAGGGTATATGGATGCTGCCACATTTTACATGTGGCTGGCTAACCACTTTATACCAAATTTACCATCCCCCAGGCCCGTTGTCCTTCTGGTTGACAGTGCAGATGCTCACATTGATTTGCAGACGTTTGAACTTGCCAAGGAGAATCAGGTGCATATTTTTGCCCTGTTAAAGAATCCCACCCACCTTGTGCAACCTGCAGACGCTGGTCTCTTCGGTTCGATGAAGCAGACATGGTATAAAAATGTCAGGCTCTTCTCCAAGAAACACCCTAATACGGACATTACTAAAATGAACTTTTGCAGTGTCTTCAAATCCACTTGGGATGAAGTAATGCGTCCATCGACACTTTCAGATGCATTTAGGAAGTCCGGAATTTATCCTGTTTGCCGAGACCAGATCACTAATGACCAAGTAAGATCATCCCTAGTCTATTCCTGCAGTGACCAAAGCACACGTACTCCTTTGTATCAGGCGTCGGAAGTCTCCGTACCCGACCAAAGTGTGTTTACAGGCACAACGGGTGCTCCATTGGCAACCTCCATTGGCAGCATTGCTGTGAGTGTTTTGTCTTCCCCAGGGAAAAGAACATCTCTTGCCTCCACACGCACTCCTTTGTCCCAGGATTGCGAGCCTTCGCTGCCTCATCAAAATGTTCTTGTAAAAACAACGGGCAATGTGTCTCACCAATCAGATCAACCAAAACAAAGTGCCTATTCCGACGCATTTGATGCACTGGAATCTGTTTTAGAAACTCCAGTAAAGGTGGAGTAA